The sequence tttggttcgagttatataACATTACAGGTTATTTCAACATAATCAGATATCTGAGATTTTGAATCAAATTACTATTGATACAGCATTAGCGCGTTTAGAAAGATAGTGTCAAAAGAAGTGTTTTAGTAATTTTAGCATATTGCCtagcaaaagaaaacaaaataataatagattttctgattatctaataatatttgatttgcTTGTAATGCGATCTTAGTTAGCATTGAATAATTCTTTTAGATGGTTGTTCTTGTGCtatcttaattaaaattaaagaactTTAAATAGCAATTATGCTTATTACTATCAATTTCCCTCTTGACATGCGATCAGTATTTTAATGATCAAGCTATAATTAAACTAAATAGCAAATATGTTTGTTTACATTATCAAAGCCTTATGATTCTGagtatattattttctatctataGATTAATTATTTCCTAAAATTTGTTCAAACATGGCAACATTTTCTCTCTCGAGATTACACATAATGTTGTCCATGGATTGTAGGGTCAAATCAATAAGCCAAGGTGGATGTATTTAGATCTTGGACCTGATACAAATAATTTATGTAATccatttttcaactttttcatTGTCAACTCCTCTATGAGTTGTTTGAAACTACTTATCAGTGACGAAATCAAAGATAATATTTATCTACTTATACTATTATGACTTATAAATACGTAGTATCGGCGGTCTAATTTTGCAGAATCAAAAAAGAGTTGAGGAAAAACTTAGCAGACCCGAGCATTTCGGCTCGAATTGAGCTTGAGCTTACCCTTTATTACTTTCGAACCAAACCAAGTGTGTCTcagctcgctcaagctcggctcgtttcaAACGGATCCTTCAATCTCTACTCTAGAaaacaccctttttttttaaaaaaaaaaaaaaggcaaattaCACCTTTGGTTCTCAAACCACATAATGTATGATAttttggttcttaaattttaatttattataatttttagttcaaattttttaaattattataattaagtttcaCGATCCAATTTAGTTGTGATTGATGATacgacaataattaaaatactacACTGTTTTAATATCAACAACTTGCCAACTAATTTAGTGACTAAATTAGTTTGtgagatttaattataataatttacaaagTTCGAGCCATAAATTATaacaaagtaaaatataagaatCGGAATGTCACGCTTCTCTGAGAAACAAAAGTGcaatttatccaaaataatATTTGTCCTGAATtaagctaaaatatttttaaaagtatttggatattttctttttttgaaagaaatgtAGCAATTACTATCCACAAcattcgtttatttcttttagaaataaacttaacactaaatataaagcaattaggCTTCGAATTTGAGACCTGGGTATCAACtaccaaatcttttgccactcgCGCTAAAAACGGTCGGtgtatttgaatatttttacttttagatTTATAGTTCTTGGGCGAAGAATCGTGTGATTAAAATGATCTCTCGTTAAAATTTAGTGGTGGTTGGTGGAATAATATTGATGCAAGGGATAAAAGTAATCAAAATGGTAAATCTCACGGTAGAAAAATTGGGAGCATTGAAAAAGTCTAGAATGCACCCGTTATATTGCTGATATGGCGTACCCAACCAATAGGATTATCCTTCTTGGATTCATCCGTCCCATCATggttaacaaaaaaatattttttattatatttttctctcaataAGAGAGatatgattggtttgttacTGATGATGTGGTGCAAGTGTCACACTATAGACTTCGGCTTAGTTTGGTTGTGAGATACATCGGACACTCTTAGGTAAAATGGAGCAAAGgtaaaagcatatagaaatatatttctgcATTCTCCGATAAAACTGCATAAATATTACATACGAAAATAGACAGAATATTTTACTATCATACTTTCTCAGCGAAGGAAACACGAAGCCTTCCTAATCATCAGGTAGTGGTGGTAGGAGTAACTGTCGATGTGGTTAAAGCTATATACACACTCCTTAGTTAATCCCAACCCTTTAtattattaatcattaattaattagttaattaatataataacaaCAGTACGGCGCTTATTTGAAGCCTCCCCCTAATTAATTTTCCGagtcaactctatatatagtttATGACGATTTTTTATAACTACGGAAAATGTCGACATTCTTTCGAcaccctctctttttcttttcttttttttttaattttctattctgactttttagaaaaaaaaaaaaaaaacttgtccTTTGACCTCGCCTTATTACTTGTCATGATCACACCAAGCACACCGCCCTTTTTATACCTCCAAGTGATTTATTAATAAAAGTGGCGTGTGAATATCACATGTTCGCGCGTGCCTGCGTATGCGTTTTAAAAGTTTTGTTTGAGATTACGAAAAAAATGCATTGCACATAAATTATACTAGTTTGATTGAGATAAGTTTTCTGTGCTTTTATTGATCGAGCGATTTATTCTGCATATCAAATCGTTCATTAATCTTCACTCAAAATCAGCCGTGGACTTCACTTTTTCGTTAAATCTTCACGTCATTACGTAGTGGTAAGCTGGATTAGACTCCATTATCATGAAATATGGCTATAGCACATCAAATTGATTCAATTCAGATGTAATTTTGAACTGTATTATGAAAGATGAGAAATATACGATACATGAAATTTAAGGTAATAACATTCTACACAATTAGACTAGACAGGTCTGTAACATCGAGTACTTGATGCATCTGTGTCTTTTCAAACAATCATCGGATCGACGCCACTTATTTCTGTAAGCAGAAAATTTCTGCATCTATGATTGCAGAGACTTTGctctgctgctgcagctgcagGCAATAATGTGTAAGAATccaaaaacaggaaaaaaaaaaaatcacaatttgCACGCCTTAAGTGACACTTATTAAGGTCACCCCACCCTCTCTAATCAATGCCACTACAAaacaacccccccccccccccccctccaaTCTCCATACACAcaccccccccccacccccaaTAAGGGAATCGTCCTCTCAACATTTCCTCGTTCCTCGCCTAACCCTCGTTCCCCGTCGCCGTCCACGCGGGCTGTGGACTGCGCCGCCGATGAGGGCGGGACGGGGACAAGTCCCGTGCCCAGGCCTCAAGATCGCCGCCTTCTTCTCTATCCTCGTCTGCGGCTCTATCGGCTGCCTCCTTCCGATGCTTGGCCGCAGGTCAGATTCTGCAAAACAATCGATTACTCTAAAAGCGCGTTTGGTCCGAAGTAGGAATGCAAATCGGAATACGAATAAGAATAGCATAAAAACGAAATGGAATGATGAGAATAATAATCTGTTTGGTTCGCAAGAAGAATCGGAATCGAATTCATATTcacgtaaatttttttattaaatttaaatttattattcaaattttaatcaaaCAATTTAAGTTAAAGAtcaaagtcaaaatttatacttagaactattaaattaaaatttatatttatattcaaatttaaatttaaaagtatgaTTTATTctaatgaatttttatttaaaaatttatatttgaattcaaatagctattattgatttttttttttttttcctcaggCACTTCCGAATCATAGTTGTAGAGGTGGGAGCCACTTTTGAGATATTTGAACCCTCCCGTAATAAAAATCGGAATGCTAATCTCTCAAActcaacattaaaatttaaaaatatatattttaattttcatttcaaattttaaatatttcaaactaAACATGTACTGAATGCTTTTCTTAACAGCTTAGTCCATtgaaaaataccaaaaatttaTAGACCATAGTAACATTATGAAATGTCCcctcttaattttaatttttttttctatttgggaCATTTTaactcgtaatttttttttagtaatgtGTGAtggtaatttaataaataattttaacttatttttacggtaaataaaattaaaaataagtaacTGCTGACAagtaatagaataattaaattaaactaaactTTTAACCTATCTAATTGAAATAGCCAAAATAAaaagatagattttttttttttttgagtgagaAAGCACAAAGgctaattttatttaacttaatACTGTACAGCTgaataataacaaataataagAGGATAACAAATCACTTAACAAGCTCTCACCACAGTGACAAATGATCATAAAGAAcctttaatccaaattaaaaaaaaaaaaatgaagggtGTTGTGTGAGAATACTTAAGAATTGTAATTTCTACGATCCTCATCTAAGAATACTTAGAATTTATACAACTAGTAGAGAAAAATAACGTAGGATTAGTATTCTCATTTTGAGTTGTAGATGTAGCATTGCTTTAAATTTGAAATGGTCCGAGAACAGTAGtgtagagaacggtgttttaatattttatgcacGGCAGGGTCCCTCTGCTCCGTCCGGAGACCGACGTGTTCTTCGTGGTGAAGGCTTTCGCGGCGGGGGTGATCCTCGCCACCGGCTTCATCCACATCCTGCCGGACGCCTTCGACAAGCTGACGTCGTCATGCCTCCCGGACAGCCCCTGGCAGGACTTCCCGTTCGCCGGGTTCGGTGCGATGGTGGCCGCCATCGCCACCCTCGTCGTCGACACGCTCGCCACCGGATACTTCAACCGGATGCATTACAAGCAGCAGGCCGGGGCGCGGGCAGCGGGGGCGGTGAGCGACGAGGcgaagccgccgccgccaccgcaggaTGCGGAGGCGCAGCGGCACGACGACCACGTCCATGTCCACACCCACGCATCCCACGGCCACTCCCACGGCGCCGCTGTGCTGGCGGCGAGCGGGGATGCGTCGGAGCAACTCATCCGCTACCGCGTCATCTCGctggtaaaaatgtacaaaacttatctgaacaaTATAACTTtacaagttttattttttattcatttaatttaagctgtttgatgattttttaattttaaacatttgaATAAATAGTCTGTTTAATAGAATTAATTAGACTATATTACATAattcatattacatatatatttctattaaaGTAAAGGACTTTCCTAAATTCTACCAAAAAAGAGCCATCAAAATGGTTCGAATGTAACAATTTGAAAGATGAAGAGGGGGGTGACGTAGGGGGATCCGCTCTCccctttcctctttctcttggTGGCAAAATGCCTGACCCGGATAACGAATGAGACAATTTCTAATAACCTTATTAAAATACTTGGACTCACCGACTCGACTAAGATTATCCTTACTTAATTTGTGGATGATACTTTTTTCTTCTGTGAGACTGAGAGAAGATTCATAAGAAACCTCAAATTCTTGTGGCTTCTATTTGAATGGGCATTCGGATTGACGGTCAATAGGGATAAGTCGGATCTCTTTTACACTGGATTGGTAGAAGGAAAAGCGGCTAGACTTGCAAATATCCTTGAGTGTCGGGTAGGCACTCTACCTACCAAATACCTAGGATTGCCTCTCTCTGTCAGACCCCCTTCAAAGGAAGATTGGAATGAAATTATTCTCAAAGTACAAATAAAAATTGACGGATGTCAAGCAAAACTCCTCTCATGAGAGGGTAGACTAATTCTGACGAATGCGGTGCTTACTAACCTACCACTGTACTTTTTGTCATTATTCAAGGCGCTCCCAAATGGATGCTCGCGCTTATTGAGGCTTTATGTAgagattttttttggaattgaGGAAGCAACCGCCCAGGCAAGGGATGCCTAATAGCGTGAAAGAAGGTGTGTAGGAGTAAGAAAGAATGATGGCTCGACATCTTAGACTTAGCCTTGATGAATTACGCTCTTCTGACCAAATGGTGGTGAAAATTTCACACGGTGCCACAACTATTATGGAACAAACTTATCCATGCCTTGTTTTATCGTAGAAGATTGAAGACCTTTGAAGGAGGGTAGATCATTTAAACCCTTCTCCTTTTGGTGGAGGGGAGTTTTATGCCAGAACGAGATCTTTAATTTGGGAATAACCTATAAGGTGGGAAATGGGTGTAATGTCGATTTTTGGTCAGATCGTTGGTGTGGGGATTCTGCTTTGTGGGTGTCATTTCCCTCAAGTGTACGCATTGTCCACTGGCAAAAACTTGAAAATCTATTAATGTCTAGGTGACAACAATGTGTCTGGGTATGGCCTGTGCCCTAGTTTTTCTGCCCTTGTAGAGAGCCTATCCGTATTCAGACCTAAGCAGAGACCTGACAATGTTATTTGGCGGTGGAGCCCAGAGGGGAAGTTCACGATGAAGTCGACCTATAAGATTCTGAGTGACGGGGGCACGAGGGACGACCGAGTGAACAAGATCTAGCAACTATGTATATCCCTCAAAGTCAAAGTGTTTTGTTGGCTGGTACTTAAGAAAAGATACCTTACAACAGATAATCTTCTTAAGAGAGGATGGATTGGAAAAACAGCATGCGTGTTATGTGGGGTGGAGGAGGAAACTGAGAACCATCTTTTCACTCGTTGTGTTTTTACTAGGCTTTTGATGGTGACGGCTTTAGAAGGCATCCAACCTGAGAAGTTGGGGGACGATGTTTGTTTTGTCTGAGGTAGGTGGATGGAGTGGAAAGGAAATCGACCTTCCTGCCATAGGCTTGCTGGGCTAGCAGATGCTGGTGGATCACCTAGTAGGTCAGGAACAGAGTAATCTTTAGAAAGACCCTGCCTGACTACCTGTCTGTGGTCTATGAGATTAACTATGTGGGAACAATCCCTTTCTGCAAATCACCGCTCCTATAATCGCTAATgtgtttttctcttctttttttttttaatgcccCTTTGAGGCTCTCGCTGTCTCTGCTTGTTTCACATAATTCAtcctttcaatgaatgaagtgggTGGCAAGCTAcgtttccctcaaaaaaaaaaaaaacaatttgaaaGGTTATGTAACAAAAGCATGAGTTGAGTTGAAATGCTATTATTAGTGTTTAGgctctttttgattttttagccgCTAGATTTATACTTTGATCAATTTCACCTATTAGATCATACTTTTCAACCAACttacccactcaatcctaggggcacCACTACTAActctaggggatcactatcatgttaaccctataattttttacccgaTGGTTAAAACTCAGGT is a genomic window of Ananas comosus cultivar F153 linkage group 13, ASM154086v1, whole genome shotgun sequence containing:
- the LOC109719678 gene encoding zinc transporter 8-like, which encodes MRAGRGQVPCPGLKIAAFFSILVCGSIGCLLPMLGRRVPLLRPETDVFFVVKAFAAGVILATGFIHILPDAFDKLTSSCLPDSPWQDFPFAGFGAMVAAIATLVVDTLATGYFNRMHYKQQAGARAAGAVSDEAKPPPPPQDAEAQRHDDHVHVHTHASHGHSHGAAVLAASGDASEQLIRYRVISLVLELGIVVHSVIIGISLGASESPSTIRPLVAALSFHQFFEGMGLGGCIVQAKFKLRSIVTMVLFFSLTTPVGILIGIGISSVYNENSPKALIVEGVLNSVAAGILVYMALVDLLAEDFMNPKVQGKAKLQLAINVSLLLGAGLMSLLAKWA